A stretch of Longimicrobium terrae DNA encodes these proteins:
- a CDS encoding HAD-IIIA family hydrolase, giving the protein MTDDSALRLYIFDADDTLRRTTVPGKPCPHRLGEWELLPRVHERLSAMDWTTLRLGIASNQDQVAYGHMTRETCHALFEDLIRAAVGRDVPEAFIRFCPHALEVECECRKPAPGMLMDIMRHFGARADETVFVGNAPSDEEAARAAGVRFAWAWDFFGW; this is encoded by the coding sequence ATGACGGACGATTCCGCCCTTCGCCTCTACATCTTTGACGCCGACGACACACTGCGGCGCACCACCGTCCCCGGCAAGCCGTGCCCGCACCGCCTCGGCGAGTGGGAACTGCTGCCGCGCGTGCACGAGCGGCTGTCCGCGATGGACTGGACGACGCTGCGGCTGGGGATCGCTTCCAACCAGGACCAGGTCGCCTACGGCCACATGACGCGGGAAACGTGTCACGCGCTGTTCGAAGATCTGATCCGCGCGGCAGTGGGGCGCGACGTGCCGGAAGCATTCATCCGCTTCTGCCCGCACGCGCTGGAGGTGGAATGCGAGTGCCGCAAACCCGCCCCCGGCATGCTGATGGACATCATGCGCCATTTCGGCGCGCGGGCGGATGAGACGGTATTCGTCGGCAACGCGCCGTCGGACGAGGAGGCGGCGCGGGCGGCGGGAGTGCGGTTCGCGTGGGCCTGGGATTTCTTTGGATGGTGA